A part of Oryctolagus cuniculus chromosome 15, mOryCun1.1, whole genome shotgun sequence genomic DNA contains:
- the ZNF488 gene encoding zinc finger protein 488: protein MEFLAPDFGLAQPWLLALRPVGPAQLSQGPLGPHGPSLHQIGGNPKALHTDGARASAGSGRPRPCLLIGLAAGKAAALSPPRESRVRLSEPEQDRGNGLRSALLEKTNHRGPQAAAGGDVVSAEPAMRAAADRPNQGQPPGRLGREKPREASAGPPMLTPGVPRAPGCSTARPAWLSGARGEQRSAFSKPSRRPVDALPAGGSAEELSGLTRAAPLACWPAASHSTQGELLWALGTWPQGAALCGALRGAPALWPPAPATCSAASRALLPPTLSSLGLSAQNRCARCSVAFRLTADLVVHMRSHHKRAPAKKRREDALTCPFCQEHFRERHHLSRHMTSHS from the exons atggagttcctggctccagacttcggcctggcacagccctggctgtt AGCCCTGCGGCCTGTGGGTCCCGCCCAGCTGTCACAGGGCCCTCTGGGACCTCAtggcccctccctgcaccagATTGGCGGGAACCCCAAAGCTCTCCACACGGATGGCGCCAGAGCCTCTGCGGGATCCggcaggcccaggccctgttTGCTGATTGGCCTGGCTGCGGGGAAGGCCGCTGCGCTGAGCCCTCCCAGGGAAAGCAGAGTGCGGCTGAGCGAGCCAGAGCAAGACAGGGGCAACGGCCTCAGATCTGCGCTGTTGGAGAAGACAAACCATCGTGGCCCCCAGGCTGCCGCGGGCGGGGATGTGGTCAGCGCCGAGCCAGCCATGCGGGCAGCTGCAGACAGGCCCAACCAGGGCCAGCCACccgggaggctgggcagggagaAGCCGCGGGAGGCGTCTGCGGGGCCCCCGATGCTGACCCCAGGCGTCCCCAGGGCTCCCGGGTGCAGCACAGCTCGCCCCGCGTGGCTCAGCGGAGCCCGGGGTGAGCAGAGAAGCGCCTTCAGCAAACCCAGCAGGCGCCCGGTGGACGCCCTCCCCGCAGGCGGCTCTGCAGAGGAGCTGTCTGGCCTCACACGCGCCGCGCCCTTGGCCTGCTGGCCGGCGGCCTCCCACTCCACCCAGGGCGAGCTGCTGTGGGCCTTGGGGACGTGGCCGCAGGGGGCTGCGCTCTGCGGCGCTCTGCGGGGCGCGCCCGCgctgtggcccccagcccctgccacctgctcgGCCGCCTCGCGGgcgctcctgccacccacgctcAGTTCCCTGGGCCTGTCCGCTCAAAACAGGTGCGCCAGGTGCAGTGTCGCCTTCCGGCTCACGGCCGACCTGGTGGTGCACATGCGCTCCCACCACAAGAGGGCGCCCGCCAAGAAGCGCCGGGAAGACGCGCTCACCTGCCCCTTCTGCCAGGAGCACTTCCGGGAGCGCCACCACCTCTCCAGGCACATGACGTCTCACAGCTAG